From Myripristis murdjan chromosome 13, fMyrMur1.1, whole genome shotgun sequence:
GAGGTAGAAGTGCGTTGATAAACTGCATCTGTCTTTGACTGGCATCTGTCTTTTGGTTGGAGTGGGACCTTGCTTAAAGCGGTTCATGACCTGTGTGGATTAAGAGAGTGTATGAAGGTTAAGTTTGACTtagaaatcaaagaaaaacatccGTCATGGCTGGTTCTGTTGTACTGCTGTCAACTGTTCAACAATGACTCAAGTGGTCGCATTTTTTCACAAAATCACATCGCCCTGGAAAATCTCGTAACAACAGAACAGCTTCCAGTCACAAAACTTACCTGGGTGAACAGTTTCTCAAGGTGATCCTTGTGGGAAAAGGTGTTGAATACCTCAACAAGGTACTGGATGAAAGGAGACCCAAAGTCTGGATCCCTCCAGGAAACATTTCCTGCAGGATACAcgacagaaatgagaaaaaatattcattGTTCAAGGTAACAAGTCTTGGCTGTTATCTAGCAACTTCTATATATTTAAAACTTGACTGTTGAGATGTCATTTATCCTCTCTGCATATAAACTGACCAGGGGTGTAGGAAAGAAAAGTGATGAAGTCTTTCTCTATGTGTACTTTGATGTCATCTTCCTCCAAGGCATCTGTATCAGCAGGCCTGTGTGAGCCTGGTGTGGGTGCAGGAGCACCATCTCTTTTATTAGCAGCCGTAGATCCGTCATTTCCTGAAACAAAAGGGCATAACCTGAAGCATGACAGCCTTGCTCACTTGAAACCAACAAGCCCAACTTCAATTATACAAAACAACTGGTAGAATGTATTTGACACAAGAACACGACTATGAGTTTCATAGATCTTGACAGACATTTTCCTGGGTTGGTCTCTATGACAAAGATGAGAGAATCACCTCCTCTGCAGGCCTGGATGATGATGACCTTTGGTTTGTCCCGAAGTGCAGGACAGTTCTTTGCATTCAAGTACTCAAAGATATTGTCAATGGGGAACAAGTCGTCTTTTTCATTGGGATTCACTGCCTTCCCACGGCTGCCATAGACGGCCCCCATTATCCCATGAGACATGATGACCACAAAGACACTGTCTGTCTGGGACAGGTCAGGAAGCTGAGCGAAGTCCTTCACAGCCTTGTCAATGtcctgtgacaacacaaagtcagTCAAACAGCAGGGCCTGTTTCACTCTATCAACtcatattttagtttgttttttggtttcgTTTCTGAAACAGTACCTCTCCAGTGTATTTCATGGGTTCACCAGTTTCAGGTCTCACCACTCTGTATCCCAGAGCAGTGAGCAGAGCCGCCATTGCAGCGTCGTCTTTCTCAGATCCTTCCCTTATCCACTTCTTGTTGACAAAATTCCGAACATTGATTAGCAGGGCCACACGCGTCCTATTGGACTTGGGCATCACAGGGTAAGCCTAAAAGAACAAATTATTTAATGGCAGAAATTTAGCATGCATTAACATGGATGAAAACTAGCATTGCATTATAATAAATGTGTTTCAAACTCAAAAATTCGAATTGTCAGTATTTCCTTGACCCATGTGTGTGAACCAACATAAATATCCCGTCACAGGAAGCATTACATAACAGACATATCATTTAAGATGTTACATGGAGCTTGATCTAAGAGAACAGCCAATTTCATAGTGCTTCTTTTTGTACTAAAACTGAGTATTTTATCTTAATTACACTATCCATACCACAGGTAAAAGTAAGACAGAAAATCTTGCACTTGATTATAACCATATCAGATGTCTCCAGTTGACCTACAAGTTTATCAGTTCTTTGGATGTGTGTCTTGAAGTTTTCATCACAGAGGATGAGGACAGGGGATATCGGTGGATCCTGCTCTtcagctggaaaaaacaaagcagaaagtgACTGCTGTGATTTCAGGTCAGTGTATCTATATGGCCATTTGAGCAGGAATGACTGTGTTTAAGTTACCACGTTTTCCCAACACACAGTAAAGGCATTTGACACTGAAAGATCTCGACCCACCTGCCTCTTCAGCTTGTCCAACAGGTGGAAACAGGTCATTGCAGAGAAAAGGGTCGAAGTTCTTCAGGTTAGTGATCAGCTCTTGACTGGCCCTGGCCCCTTTCCTCCTCACCATGTCTATGAGGCATgatgctctgtctgctctggcCAGGTGCTCCTCAAatacacagtctctctctctttcatttaagATTCTATCATCCAAAAGGTGATCCAAGAGATTCGCCATAACAGGGGTTGAGATCCTGTCCACAAGCATGCGGCGAGCCCTGAAAAGCTGCTGATCtggagagaaagatgagacagaaaaatgagaagACTCCAGTTAGATTACTCTTCCAGGACCCTCTCTAAATCACCTTGACAGACCAATGCAGACTTGGCAACTAAGCCAACACCACAAGAAAATAATACCCATTAAACTGAACAGAATATTATCTATTAAAAAGGCACACTTCGTTTTTAACCccaaatattcattttgtataTGGTCGATCACATGACATTgtgctctttgcttttttttctgacagacactgacacttaCATGACCGCCTGTTACAAAGTTTGCCTTCGGGGCTTTCTGCCAGAAAGgctctctaaccctaaccctcaaatCCAAATCCTCctggcagaaaaagagaggatatGCAGACGCTTTGTGGTAGAAAGCCCTGAAGACAAGCTCGTCCCACAGCTGAACTTGACCATGGGGCAAGAAAAGCGGAAACAGCACTGGcggttctggggaggggccagcaggggccagTGCCCCCGTAACTCTGAGTCTGGACCCCGCTGTGGCCCCCCCCTCCGAACAAAGATTATACACTGTGATGCGGCTTTCACACAGCGCgcggtttgggccgcgctctgcTCTGGGTACGGCGCACATACATCTATGACGgcgcagagcagcgtgcacacgcgtgtagagtagggcgcacgcatgcacagCGTGCACGTATGTGGCGCTGATTGTGACGTGACTGAAACAGACGttaggaagtagttttccgttctggTGCAATTTTTCTTTGGCGGACAATGCAGCAGCTTCGGATGCACCATGTAAAcaggcaaatacattttttaatttatggattagctgaactaatgcttctaaataaattatgttacatgaatgaaggctgtatttttttctcatttcatatgatttcacctgttacctgttgtgtgtgtgacttcacaaggaattttataataaatgtatgactatactgcattgtctttgcaatagtgcatatctcatgatgtcaatcatctagatttctaaaaataaatgcagaccAGTGCGCTCTTGAGCTCCGCAATCACATAGgctacacaatgaatggctgagcCAGCCGAGGTCTGCGCCGTACGCGCACTCTGTGAAAGCCGCTTCAGAGCGTTGCACCTGGAAAcggtcagttttgttgatctacGGTGAAAACAGCGAGCTCGAAAAGTTACCGACCACCCGAcgagaggcagtcagaagcaagaagcGACTACGACGaacagtattttattgttacaaggtaacaataagcttttagagtgaaaatatgatgatgacttattgatgaagatgataaaaagacagtggtgtaatgaagatgtgatgatgatgttgatgagtttgtactaagtgaggagtttgtctgtactaaggttacactgaaaaacaggatgtttccattgtttctgtctctaacacttgtgtctcaaatgtgatattttgaaccattcagtttggttacaatgggtaatcattagttttatgggggaaaaaaacagatataattttgaatctttgtcttttttgccccaggttgaatgtgcccctctgacaaaaccccTGGACCCAACCAGGCCCCTCCAGTAAAATTGGTCTAGAACCGCAACTGGGAAACAGATATTACTAGCGGGTTTCTTCGCGTTACATTGTCAAATATAGAGATATCAACTGTAAAGAGGCACTTACCGGCCATTTTTTTACTGAACCTTGCAATGGATTGTCTCTTAAAAACTCTGAAGCGTGATGAGCGCTGCGAACAGTGTCCCCGGTGAGTGCAGTTGCGTTTATAGGAAGAGGAACTTGTGGTCGCGGCTCGCCCAGAAGTCCGGTTGGGTTCAGAGCCCCACCTACTTgttcacttttctcttttcaacCATAACCACGTCCACTCAACATTCATATGACTGTAAACTAATAGCAgaccattttgttgttgttgctgttgttgttgttttcgtcAATATTTACTTGTCTAATTGTGTATTAGTCGTGTTTGGGGTGAActcattcaaaaaaaacaaaaaaaaatctgcctcccTTTCCATTCATAACTGAGTGGTCTCAAACTTTGGATCCACATGCTGACATTTGATAGCACTACATGTTAcaccctttttttgttgttgttgtttgtttgtttatttgttttgttttgttttttatcagcaATTCTCTGGTGAAGTGCTTTCTGGTGAAGAATTCATCCGCTCCCTAGAGTCGTCCAGTGTATGGAGAGACACATTAGggtattcattttcattttagccaGTATTATGGCTCATAGCCCTAAATACATAATATGTGATCATTTGAGAATAAGTACATCAGCATCATTTGTAAACATACGGATCTGTGCACCACCAGACATTCCTGGGATGGGTTGATAAATAAAGGGAAGTGATACCAGATGGCAGCATAGTGTCTCTTTTAAATGACTCCACCCTACTATTCTAGACTGTTACGGCCCATAGACGTAGACGTTATATGAACTCAAACATAATCGTCATAGCTATCAGGAAAAGGAAGGGAATGCAGCATGAAACCTTGTGTGAGCCTTTATGAATGTGATATGTTAATAGTCAGTTTGCTTATCACGTGgaaatgaagtggaaaaaaagctgGATGTGAACATGATGGCAAtccctgattaaaaaaaacgcTGTAACCTTTGCTGGGATGTACAGTATATAGCCAGTATCTCCAATGCCACAAACAGCTATTGTAGCTTGTTAACTTGTCAAAGTGTAATAAAATGCCCCTGTAACCAAGTGGGTCAGAGTGCTTTGAAACCTGTTGATGCAGTAAAGTGCTAGGTAGTGTTAGAGGAATATTAGCAAATGTAAGGTGACTTTTACCAGAATATAAGGAATCGTCCCTTGTGTTATTTTAGCAGCGAAGCGGGCACCTAGTTCCAACCACAGACTGCATGTTTTATACAGTCTATAGTTGGTGCCAGCGTTTGTAGAGTTTGGAGCATTAGTTCAGCTGTGCTATGTAATCATGGTAGTGTAATACTTAGGGAAATCAACAAATTTCAAGAGGGCATGCAAATTCTATTGAAGAAGTTTATTTGAAGTACATCACAAATTTAATTTGGAATATTATTTCAggggaaaatgacaatgaaTTTCATTAAAATAGCTTGCCAAGtacttcatgtttgtttttttgttttttttgtttgttttttttttaaacattgttaaCATTACCTTGGTATCATGTTTATCTGGGAAATTCTGTCAAAGATATCACGttcattttgactttaaatTTTGGCCTTCAATGCTAGTTCAACCTTATTTGACATTGGCAGATACACAAGTTACATACAGGAACTTAAAATGTACAATTCTGTAAGTGAATTAGTTTTTGATAAGGACAccaacagctgtaaacatttttgacaaaatatgttAATTGTTTGAATGTACAGTACAAAACATCACAGTTCAGAGTGACCCTTCAACAAATAAATCTGTAAACTGTTTGATGGTACCTGAAGCCTGCATTTTGCCAAAAGGCGCAATAAGTGGAACATTaccaaataacaaataacagcGATCTGAGCAACAGCAGGCAAATGGGAAGGCTGTCAGCTCTGGCTCAGACGTTcagaaaacaaatcacatcAATAAACATAAGACACAAGGATAGCTTATTTTATCAATCTGAGTTAGCAGTTCAGTGAGCTTCAGTATGGTGTACAGCTATACCAGGATAATTCTGCGATCATAGTTACATCACATGACATTCAGAGCTTGTCTGAGCCATGGGATAGACTTTCATGCACTGGACCCCAATTAATAAGGCTAGGAATAGTGGTGAAATtgtgcaaataataataataatacaaattataaaaaggtcatttaatttgaaaacttCTCTGCAGCTTCATGGCTCATCTTTTCCACGGGGCCAGTGATTACCGATGGGCACTGTATCTAGCTTCCAGGCAGTGTTCACAAGAATCATCAAAATGCTGATAAAGTATTACACAATTATACATATTGTCAGTGTGTCTCTTATACAATTGTACATGTTGCCATTGTGTCTCTTATTTCATTAAGGTTGTCTCACAGGCCaagtcaaatttttttttttttttatgtacaaacCAGCAGATATATTTCAATTtaatctcttcttccagggattGGGTTAGGAGGTAAGGAGACCTCCCGATTAATTCAGATATCAGGAATCTGTTATGTATTTTGACTTTTAGAATCGTTTGATTAGGGGGGACCTCCATACTTCTTCAGGTTCTCTATTTCCATGTAATTTAATGAAGACGATTCTGCTCATTTGAGGTTCGGGaactggagctctgcagcagctggagaaagtaAAGCAGAGGGTCAGTGCTGCTGACGGCAGGTCAGTGTACACATGGCCATTTGTGCAGCACTCTGTGAGTATTAGCACGTCAAAGTTATGCACTAACAAACAATAAAGGCCTGACCAGCTTTACTGGAGGATGTGAACTCACCAGCCTCTTGGTCAGCGGATGGAAACAGAACAGGGTGAAGTTTAGAGTCTCTGGTCTTCAGGTGATCGATCAGCTTTTGACTGGCTTCgtttcctttcttcctcaccATGTCTATCAGACATTCTGCCTGGTCTGCTCTGGCACGCCTCTCCTCCAACACAGAGTCTCGCTCTCTTTCATTCAAGACTCCATCGGCTAAAAGGTCATTCAGGAGATCCTTTATAACTGGGGCTGTCACACCATCCACAAACTGACGCCTGACATTGAAAAGCCGCTgagctacagagagaaaaagatgaggCATAAATACAAATGAGACGACTATAATGAGATCACTCTTCAGTGCTTGTAATGATCACATCTCAAAGGCCTTCCCTCCACTACAGCTCTTGAAAAGCATAACAGGTGAATAAGacattaaaaatacagtgtCTTCATTTTATGATGTATTATGTTCACTGAACTGGACAATGTAGGCTATAGCATTTCAAAGTTGGTCATTTAATCTCAAGTGTTCACTTCTGTGAGGTGACTAAGTtggcttcacataaaaagaaaagaaactatCAATTTTTTGTGAATAATTGTGATTTGATTTGCCTTTGGATAACGGAAACGACTCAACACTGACAAAGTGAAACCAACACGCCTTaaagttgtgtgtatgtgtatgtgtgcgtgcgcgtgtgtgtttttgttttaaacgtTTAGTTATCAAAGTGTTTGCCTCGGAGTTTGTTGTAAAAAGAACTTATATTGCTGCATATGTAATTAAGTAATTTAGGTCTTACCTGCCATTCTTCACAAGTGTATCGCAGATTGTCGCACGATCACtactttcctgtgtgtgtgtgtgtgtgtgtgtgtgtgtgtgtgtgtaagtacacGGCATACATTACACTTAAATGGGCGGGAGTAAACCCGTTTTCCAGAAGTATGCAGTTACACCGAGCGAGTGCAAAATTAAGAGTTACTCTGTGGACTTGATAACTTGATTTGTTACACATTAGCGACACATGGTGTTACTGATACAGATAAGACAGGTCGCGAGTGAATATTGTGTTTACCTTAttgcaagtaaataaataaataaataaagctgacacACATGTATGTCGACGTCACGGTCAGTCCGTATCTGTTAAACCCGGCCTGGGGGTGCCCTGCCATACACAGAACATGACCCAAGGTTTCATCATCGCCGTTCAGCTTGTCCTAAAAATTATTCATAAGATAACGTGTGCACCGCAAAGCTATTGTACACAAATGCTCATTGATCACAGTGTGATCTTGACCCCATGTATCCTCCAGAGGAAATGACTAAACTTCTTGAAAAACCCGCAGTCTAACGTGATGAGCTTTCTTTCATGAGtcaccactgctgctgattACTGGACAGCTCAGTCTACAAAGCTAAGCCCAATGAAACCCATCGCATCAGCACAAcgtggctttatttatttattttattttattttattaggtcatttcatttgcagacTTCTATCTTCAGCTTCATGGTTCATCTTTTCCAAACGTGCCAGTGTTTACTGATGGACACCGTATCTAGCTTTGTTTTAGAAGGACGAAATACAAAAACCATAGCAATTTATAGGTTTATCTTGGCTATGCATATATAAACATTACAGGACTGCGATTATATTACCCTGACATAGAAGACTgggctgcaaacacacacacgcacacacacacacacacacacacacacaccacactcatCACAGACTACAAATCTCCACCACAGACCTGTGCCAGTGACATCTCTCTGCTGAACAAGTTAAACAACTTCTTTGCACAATTTGTTCAGCattcaacaccatcatcccaCAATGCTCACAAGGCCACAAGCAGCACGAGTCAGCAGCAACACCTCAAGCACCATCACACTCAGCACGGGCCCCCCCAGGGATGCGTGCTGAGCCCCCTGCTCTTCACCTTGCTGACCCATGACTGCAAACCAGCAAGAAAATAATACCCATTAAACTGAACAGAATATTATCTATTAAAAAAGGCACACTTCGTTTTTAACCccaaatattcattttgtataTGGTCCATCACATGACATTGtgctctttgcttttctctgacagacactgacacttaCATGACCGCCTGTTACAAAGTTTGCCTTCGGGGCTTTCTGCCAGAAAGgctctctaaccctaaccctcaaatCCAAATCCTCctggcagaaaaagagaggatatGCAGACGCTTTGTGGTAGAAAGCCCTGAAGACAAGCTCGTCCCAAGGCCGAACTTGACCATGGGcaagaaaaatggaaacagaTATTACTAGCGGGTTTCTTCATGTTACATTGTCAAATGTAAAGATATCAGCTGTAAAGAGACACTTACCAAATGATATGTAACGCTATACTAACACATTCCAACTTCCAAATATGCCATTTATTCAGTTGTAATGTCAACTTTGTGTTGTATAAGTGACCAGCCGCtaatctgcagtgttttcaaagcCACGGTTATCTGTAGACATCTGTTGGAAcatgtgtttatttacataATCTTTTGTAGTATCTTTTTCTTTGAGTAGTCACTCTTACTGGTTGGTTTGATGATGCTGGTCTGTAAGTGACaaactcttattttgttttctttaaactCAATGGTaagctttaaaaaacatgtATCCTCTCCATCATG
This genomic window contains:
- the LOC115370103 gene encoding caspase-1-like, translated to MADQQLFRARRMLVDRISTPVMANLLDHLLDDRILNERERDCVFEEHLARADRASCLIDMVRRKGARASQELITNLKNFDPFLCNDLFPPVGQAEEAAEEQDPPISPVLILCDENFKTHIQRTDKLAYPVMPKSNRTRVALLINVRNFVNKKWIREGSEKDDAAMAALLTALGYRVVRPETGEPMKYTGEDIDKAVKDFAQLPDLSQTDSVFVVIMSHGIMGAVYGSRGKAVNPNEKDDLFPIDNIFEYLNAKNCPALRDKPKVIIIQACRGGNDGSTAANKRDGAPAPTPGSHRPADTDALEEDDIKVHIEKDFITFLSYTPGNVSWRDPDFGSPFIQYLVEVFNTFSHKDHLEKLFTQVMNRFKQGPTPTKRQMPVKDRCSLSTHFYLFPGL
- the LOC115370111 gene encoding caspase-1-like, whose translation is MAAQRLFNVRRQFVDGVTAPVIKDLLNDLLADGVLNERERDSVLEERRARADQAECLIDMVRKKGNEASQKLIDHLKTRDSKLHPVLFPSADQEAAAAELQFPNLK